In one window of Lampris incognitus isolate fLamInc1 chromosome 3, fLamInc1.hap2, whole genome shotgun sequence DNA:
- the fam32a gene encoding protein FAM32A-like, producing MSEYAGVQKGSLKLKGVGTVSAGKKKKKEKEKKHRLEQQVMTSQTDEEDNTQKRYVDKRTPAQIAFDKMQEKRQMERILNKASKTHKHRVEDFNRHLDTLTEHYDIPKVSWTK from the exons ATGTCCGAGTACGCTGGGGTCCAGAAAGGTTCCCTCAAACTGAAAGGTGTGGGCACGGTTTCAGCTGGGAAAAA gaaaaagaaggagaaggagaaaaagCATCGCCTGGAGCAGCAGGTCATGACCAGTCAAACCGACGAGGAGGACAACACTCAGAAAAGATACGTTGACAAAAGGACACCCGCTCAAATAGCCTTTGACAAGATGCAAGAGAAGAGG CAAATGGAAAGGATTTtgaacaaggcatccaaaacacacaaacacagagttgAG GATTTtaatcgccacctggacaccttgACAGAGCATTATGATATTCCAAAGGTCAGCTGGACTAAATGA